Proteins encoded together in one Mercenaria mercenaria strain notata chromosome 18, MADL_Memer_1, whole genome shotgun sequence window:
- the LOC128550657 gene encoding chitin synthase chs-2-like isoform X1, whose product MVNRSASAQVTMNGVLPKYNHIPDTSEKKVDPGVVAKLNGCVSKSDKPSGLTEIAKPSAQRERRVTINDTNTRTNHPPESSPNKIKNWKKWFGTFNVVYKVNEMQVEKSDMDKLPDTNLSPPTVKRMIPLPVISVDETDPILKERYRDSMAMEEGVTNPAFDTLDRLQVNGNTWSETSSDNNKDDAINSRKRSSYDITDSLPRLPRKQDRGDRSNVPSDSDKTATLKSWDVFRVVNRSKQRGVDDEYYNVCLKAIKVVVSIFLTLSILVFTMLSKSTLFLITSNVYSNVTLECEFISETGVTSCRRVPADRVKTDAFHPSPSVQARWLWALFLVVCSPHLFTFGKCFWRICFKKTRNPTPRVMLLVLAIETLHTAGMSMFAFYVLPSMDPLRGLVLTFGVGVIPALLKMFDTQREEGRKFYVVAADILALVVQISILILWPIKNLIDHSNTDLTWTIPASLLLISVGWWENYINRFTKMGKLGIRLKEFKHNVRRMRTKIYIFASMWKIILTLGLMTVMMTAGNKSCLSVLYFDIDFAQDCPHLVNPSGNNIDSDSFHTDPYWIALIQILSCLMCYQFSKIACKVMLQVVSFSLPLMIAAPIIAGLFIANCEAWNVDKITNPLLPQYLYWTCDINGISRGFLETLYSDYLLPVSLLWWLSFMWVTFHIWMPRVERLVQTERLFVQPLYCGVMLEQSMMLNRRRDDHDRGGRLSLDKKRKAAEFAKLNGPYPSQLPMTPRDPERREPAPMIYVCATMWHETEKEMLQMLTSIFRMDDDQCARKNAQRFFDVVDPDFYEFEAHVFFDDAYDPHDDETYEYYVNSFVRQLVRTIDKAASKVHRVPMRIAPPTRYPTPYGGRLEWTLLGGNKLVAHLKDKTKIRIKKRWSQVMYMYYLLGHRLVGQNLDARRKQALADNTFILTLDGDVDFKPSAVQILVDRMKRNDKVGAACGRIHPIGMGPMIWYQKFEYAISHWLQKATEHMIGCVLCSPGCFSLFRGSSLMDDNVMGKYASMSSQAKHYVQYDQGEDRWLCTLLLQQGYRVEYCAAADALTYAPEGFKEFYNQRRRWSPSTMANIMDLLGDWRNVVKLNENISLLYISYQLLLFCSSLLTPATVFLLVTGALNTAFPALDLMKSLLINAIPIALFLLACFFCDSKWQLRLAEILSAAYALCMMIVVVGLGLNMILEGMCSPTAIFLFFLLGVFIVSAILHPQEFYCLLHGALYFLAVPSMSMLLMIYSICNMHVVSWGTRESATAVNPNEKPAKKPDSKLQSLLQKFSRDEELDSDYGFSFGNLFRCLCCPKPKQDSSEKKFEMVLEKLETIERAVTGQQDNLEVNTGSERDVSADEGVSVTFETVKEDNKDGLRRRKESSKSDSETVVVQNEYEVTNPLYKPTLVSHEDENTPKWLDDEDLGKGRTRYIGNDEKAFWKDLIKKYLLPLEKNEAQQKKVQQDLIELRNKMSLMFFMLNGLFIVIIFTLQYTNAVKEGHGLSIPLPCYSTNGRRLTLEPISLLFMFVYGIALVIQFVSMFFHRLGTALHIISSTEINCMKPNTSEINSMDIASKIALVKEMQQMDDEDDKMSVTTTASSDIDEDSSITQDDSPKIKRRKTVIRITKRKRQQQQQGEVTTGGNLGSKFMKNFMDLANDLRKERVSESSSHSQGRLGRRHGSSGNKRKSKRAMRAMNSIQHDKDRVLKKAEAIETKWQKISRNNRNSGDNSMNKVDSWLHLVRDVLTQSRTSLNTIGEEEKRSSLPWRNRLSRASSLETISQDEAKIRSLPKRASFAGASQLNIIADNEEEDEIAINPKKKNNHHRNVHVDVYDNTVERRPKTDMSKNNLSRRSEPLLKIPKAQDNTRPHSSVTPRISEEDARANSIESESDISDQSETGSTSRTASVTFSNNHEYISSNYREAGSKSVSAPDDVFEESESS is encoded by the exons GTTCGGTACCTTCAATGTTGTTTATAAGGTGAACGAGATGCAAGTTGAAAAATCAGACATG GACAAACTACCGGATACGAACCTTTCGCCACCTACAGTAAAACGTATGATACCACTTCCGGTTATTAGTGTAGACGAGACGGACCCTATATTGAAAGAGAGATACAGAGACAGTATGGCC ATGGAAGAAGGTGTAACTAATCCGGCCTTTGACACACTAGACAGACTGCAAGTGAACGGAAACACGTGGAGTGAAACTAGCAGTGATAATAACAAAGATGACGCAATCAATTCCAGGAAAAGGAGTAGTTATGACATCACCGATAGCTTACCAAGATTGCCAAGAAAGCAGGATCGTGGCGACAGAAG CAATGTTCCATCAGACTCGGACAAGACAGCCACCCTGAAGTCCTGGGATGTATTCAGAGTTGTTAATAGAAGCAAGCAACGAGGAGTTGATGACGAATACTACAATGTCTGCTTGAAAGCAATTAAAGTGGTAGTGAGCATATTTCTGACTCTCTCAATCCTTGTGTTCACAATGCTCAGCAAAAGTACACTTTTCCTTATCACATCAAATGTGTATTCAAATGTGACTTTAGAGTGCGAGTTTATATCTGAAACGGGTGTGACGTCATGCAGGCGGGTACCTGCTGATCGTGTAAAGACAGACGCTTTCCACCCCTCGCCGAGCGTTCAGGCGAGATGGCTGTGGGCATTATTTTTAGTGGTATGTTCTCCACATCTTTTCACGTTTGGGAAATGCTTCTGGAGGATATGTTTCAAGAAAACTCGCAATCCTACGCCACGAGTCATGCTTCTG GTTCTTGCCATAGAAACACTGCACACGGCTGGAATGAGCATGTTTGCTTTCTATGTTCTGCCTTCAATGGACCCGTTACGTGGACTGGTTCTTACATTTGGCGTTGGCGTGATACCCGCATTGCTTAAAATGTTTGACACACAGAGGGAAGAAGGCCGCAAATTCTACGTTGTCGCCGCCGACATACTTGCGCTCGTAGTTCAGATTTCAATCCTTATACTTTGGCCTATAAAAAACTTAATCGATCATTCAAACACAGATCTTACTTGGACGATACCCGCCTCCCTGCTGCTGATATCGGTCGGATGGTGGGAAAATTATATTAACCgttttacaaaaatgggaaaaCTAGGAATTCGTTTGAAAGAATTCAAACACAATGTTCGACGCATGCGAACAAAGATTTACATCTTCGCTAGTATGTGGAAGATCATATTGACGCTCGGATTGATGACGGTGATGATGACGGCTGGAAATAAATCGTGTTTGAGTGTGCTGTACTTTGATATCGATTTTGCTCAAGATTGTCCACATCTTGTGAATCCCTCTGGGAATAACATTGACTCTGATTCATTCCACACAGACCCGTATTGGATCGCATTGATTCAAATTTTGTCGTGCCTAATGTGctaccaattttcaaaaatagcttgCAAAGTGATGCTTCAAGTTGTTAGTTTTTCGCTTCCGCTGATGATTGCTGCTCCAATAATAGCTGGTCTATTTATAGCCAATTGCGAAGCTTGGAATGTTGATAAAATAACGAATCCTCTTTTGCCGCAATATTTGTATTGGACATGTGACATTAACGGGATCTCGCGAGGTTTCCTGGAGACGCTTTATTCGGATTACCTTCTTCCGGTTTCGCTATTATGGTGGCTTTCGTTTATGTGGGTAACATTCCACATATGGATGCCTCGTGTAGAAAGGCTTGTTCAGACTGAGAGGTTATTCGTTCAGCCTTTATACTGTGGAGTTATGCTGGAACAGTCCATGATGTTGAATAGGCGACGAGACGATCACGACAGGGGCGGAAGGCTTAGTTTAGATAAA aaACGTAAAGCGGCTGAATTTGCAAAACTAAATGGCCCGTATCCCTCCCAGCTACCGATGACTCCACGTGACCCGGAGAGGCGGGAACCTGCTCCAATGATATATGTGTGCGCAACTATGTGGCACGAGACGGAAAAGGAAATGTTGCAGATGCTTACTTCTATTTTTAG AATGGATGACGATCAGTGTGCAAGAAAGAATGCTCAAAGATTTTTCGACGTTGTGGACCCAGACTTCTACGAATTTGAGG cgCACGTGTTTTTCGACGACGCCTATGACCCTCACGACGATGAGACGTACGAGTATTATGTGAATAGTTTCGTCAGACAACTAGTGAGGACAATTGACAAAGCGGCAag CAAGGTACATCGTGTCCCAATGCGGATTGCTCCACCAACACGGTACCCTACACCGTACGGAGGCCGGCTCGAATGGACCTTGCTTGGTGGTAATAAGCTAGTCGCCCATCTTAAGGACAAAACCAAGATTAGAATAAAGAAGCGATGGAGCCAG gttatgtacatgtactatctCCTCGGGCATAGGCTTGTGGGTCAGAATCTTGACGCCCGACGTAAGCAGGCACTGGCTGATAATACTTTTATCCTCACACTTGACGGTGACGTTGACTTTAAACCGTCGGCGGTGCAAATTCTTGTAGACAGAATGAAGAGAAATGACAAAGTGGGTGCAGCTTGCGGACGTATACATCCTATTGGAATGG GACCTATGATCTGGTACCAGAAATTTGAATACGCTATCAGCCATTGGTTACAAAAAGCAACGGAGCACATGATTGGCTGCGTACTCTGCAGTCCCGGATGTTTCAGTTTATTTCGAGGCTCGTCCCTCATGGACGACAATGTGATGGGAAAGTACGCGTCAATGTCCTCACAGGCAAAACATTACGTGCAGTATGATCAAG gTGAAGATAGATGGCTGTGTACTCTGCTCTTGCAACAGGGGTACCGTGTTGAATATTGTGCGGCCGCCGATGCGTTGACCTACGCCCCTGAAGGCTTCAAGGAGTTCTATAATCAAAGACGTCGTTGGTCACCGTCAACAATGGCCAACATAATGGACCTACTTG GGGACTGGAGGAACGTTGTGaaactgaatgaaaatatttctttattgtaCATCTCCTACCAGTTGTTGCTTTTCTGCTCTTCCTTACTGACGCCTGCCACCGTCTTTCTCCTTGTCACCGGGGCGCTTAACACAGCGTTCCCTGCTCTCGATCTGATGAAGTCTTTGTTGATAAACGCTATACCGATTGCTCTGTTTCTACTGGCCTGCTTCTTCTGCGATTCAAAATGGCAG TTGCGATTGGCAGAGATACTGTCCGCCGCCTACGCTCTCTGCATGATGATAGTCGTGGTTGGGCTTGGGCTCAACATGATCTTAGAGGGGATGTGCTCCCCCACTGCAATCTTCCTGTTTTTCTTATTGGGCGTATTCATTGTCTCCGCTATACTCCATCCGCAG GAGTTTTACTGCCTCCTGCACGGCGCCCTCTACTTCCTGGCTGTTCCAAGCATGTCAATGTTGCTGATGATATATTCAATTTGCAATATGCACGTGGTATCCTGGGGAACCAGAGAATCTGCGACAGCCGTCAACCCTAACGAGAAACCAGCGAAGAAACCTGATAGCAAGCTTCAG TCCCTGCTTCAAAAGTTCTCCAGAGATGAGGAGTTGGATAGCGACTATGGATTTTCTTTTGGAAATCTGTTTCGATGTTTATGCTGTCCCAAACCTAAACAAGACAGTAGTGAGAAGAAATTTGAGATGGTTCTGGAAAAACTTGAAACGATCGAGCGGGCAGTCACAG GACAACAAGATAATTTAGAAGTTAACACTGGAAGTGAAAGAGATGTGTCTGCGGACGAAGGAGTTAGTGTGACATTCGAGACAGTTAAGGAGGATAACAAAGATGGTCTGAGGAGAAGAAAAGAGAGCTCGAAGAGTGACAGTGAGACTGTGGTGGTGCAGAATGAGTATGAAG TCACAAATCCTTTGTACAAACCAACTTTGGTATCACATGAAGATGAAAACACACCCAAGTGGCTTGACGACGAAGACCTCGGGAAAGGTCGCACACGTTACATTGGGAATGACGAGAAAGCCTTCTGGAAGGACCTAATAAAGAAATACCTACTACCGCTAGAGAAGAACGAAGCGCAACAAAAGAAAGTACAACAAGATCTGATAGAACTAAGAAACAAAATGAGTCTGATGTTTTTCATGCTGAATGGATTGTTTATTGTGATAATTTTCACACTTCAG TATACAAATGCTGTTAAAGAAGGACATGGTCTAAGCATACCGCTACCGTGCTATTCAACAAATGGTCGGCGACTTACTTTGGAACCGATTTCTCTGCTCTTCATGTTTGTCTATGGAATTGCCCTGGTCATTCAGTTTGTATCCATGTTCTTCCATCGACTAGGAACGGCACTACATATCATAAGCTCAACAGAAATCAACTGTATGAAGCCAAACACTAGTGAAATAAATTCGATGGATATCGCAA GTAAGATAGCACTGGTGAAAGAAATGCAGCAGATGGATGACGAGGATGACAAGATGTCAGTGACAACTACAGCTAGTAGTGATATAGATGAAGACAGCAGTATTACACAG GATGACTCACCGAAAATCAAACGACGTAAGACGGTGATTAGAATAACAAAGCGGAAGCGtcagcagcagcaacaagggGAGGTAACAACTGGTGGTAACCTTggaagcaaatttatgaagaacTTTATGGATCTAGCAAATGACCTAAGAAAGGAGAGAGTCAGCGAAAGCAGTAGTCATTCTCAGG GGAGGCTAGGCAGACGACACGGAAGTAGCGGAAACAAACGAAAGAGCAAACGAGCTATGAGAGCAATGAATTCAATACAACATGATAAAGACCGAGTACTGAAGAAGGCCGAAGCCatagaaacaaaatggcagaaaatTTCCCGTAATAATCGAAACAGTGGAGACAACTCTATGAATAAAGTTGACTCCTGGCTCCATCTGGTGAGGGATGTATTGACGCAGTCAAGGACCAGTCTAAATACTATTGGTGAGGAAGAAAAACGCAGTTCCCTACCTTGGAGGAATAGACTGAGCAGAGCCAGTTCATTGGAGACAATCAGCCAAGATGAAGCAAAAATTCGCAGTCTACCGAAAAGAGCTAGCTTTGCAGGAGCATCGCAACTAAATATAATAGCTGATAACGAAGAAGAAGATGAAATTGCTATTAACCCAAAGAAAAAGAATAATCATCACAGAAATGTTCATGTAGATGTTTATGATAATACAGTAGAGAGGCGTCCAAAAACAGACATGAGTAAAAATAATCTGTCACGCAGATCAGAACCTTTGTTGAAAATTCCAAAGGCCCAGGACAATACAAGACCTCATTCGTCTGTGACTCCTAGAATAAGCGAGGAGGACGCAAGAGCGAACTCAATAGAGTCCGAGTCTGATATTTCTGACCAATCAGAGACCGGGTCAACGTCTCGGACAGCTTCGGTTACCTTCAGTAACAATCATGAATACATTAGTTCAAATTATAGGGAAGCTGGGAGCAAAAGTGTGTCAGCACCGGATGATGTGTTTGAAGAAAGCGAGAGCAGTTGA
- the LOC128550657 gene encoding chitin synthase chs-2-like isoform X2, giving the protein MGLLKEFGTFNVVYKVNEMQVEKSDMDKLPDTNLSPPTVKRMIPLPVISVDETDPILKERYRDSMAMEEGVTNPAFDTLDRLQVNGNTWSETSSDNNKDDAINSRKRSSYDITDSLPRLPRKQDRGDRSNVPSDSDKTATLKSWDVFRVVNRSKQRGVDDEYYNVCLKAIKVVVSIFLTLSILVFTMLSKSTLFLITSNVYSNVTLECEFISETGVTSCRRVPADRVKTDAFHPSPSVQARWLWALFLVVCSPHLFTFGKCFWRICFKKTRNPTPRVMLLVLAIETLHTAGMSMFAFYVLPSMDPLRGLVLTFGVGVIPALLKMFDTQREEGRKFYVVAADILALVVQISILILWPIKNLIDHSNTDLTWTIPASLLLISVGWWENYINRFTKMGKLGIRLKEFKHNVRRMRTKIYIFASMWKIILTLGLMTVMMTAGNKSCLSVLYFDIDFAQDCPHLVNPSGNNIDSDSFHTDPYWIALIQILSCLMCYQFSKIACKVMLQVVSFSLPLMIAAPIIAGLFIANCEAWNVDKITNPLLPQYLYWTCDINGISRGFLETLYSDYLLPVSLLWWLSFMWVTFHIWMPRVERLVQTERLFVQPLYCGVMLEQSMMLNRRRDDHDRGGRLSLDKKRKAAEFAKLNGPYPSQLPMTPRDPERREPAPMIYVCATMWHETEKEMLQMLTSIFRMDDDQCARKNAQRFFDVVDPDFYEFEAHVFFDDAYDPHDDETYEYYVNSFVRQLVRTIDKAASKVHRVPMRIAPPTRYPTPYGGRLEWTLLGGNKLVAHLKDKTKIRIKKRWSQVMYMYYLLGHRLVGQNLDARRKQALADNTFILTLDGDVDFKPSAVQILVDRMKRNDKVGAACGRIHPIGMGPMIWYQKFEYAISHWLQKATEHMIGCVLCSPGCFSLFRGSSLMDDNVMGKYASMSSQAKHYVQYDQGEDRWLCTLLLQQGYRVEYCAAADALTYAPEGFKEFYNQRRRWSPSTMANIMDLLGDWRNVVKLNENISLLYISYQLLLFCSSLLTPATVFLLVTGALNTAFPALDLMKSLLINAIPIALFLLACFFCDSKWQLRLAEILSAAYALCMMIVVVGLGLNMILEGMCSPTAIFLFFLLGVFIVSAILHPQEFYCLLHGALYFLAVPSMSMLLMIYSICNMHVVSWGTRESATAVNPNEKPAKKPDSKLQSLLQKFSRDEELDSDYGFSFGNLFRCLCCPKPKQDSSEKKFEMVLEKLETIERAVTGQQDNLEVNTGSERDVSADEGVSVTFETVKEDNKDGLRRRKESSKSDSETVVVQNEYEVTNPLYKPTLVSHEDENTPKWLDDEDLGKGRTRYIGNDEKAFWKDLIKKYLLPLEKNEAQQKKVQQDLIELRNKMSLMFFMLNGLFIVIIFTLQYTNAVKEGHGLSIPLPCYSTNGRRLTLEPISLLFMFVYGIALVIQFVSMFFHRLGTALHIISSTEINCMKPNTSEINSMDIASKIALVKEMQQMDDEDDKMSVTTTASSDIDEDSSITQDDSPKIKRRKTVIRITKRKRQQQQQGEVTTGGNLGSKFMKNFMDLANDLRKERVSESSSHSQGRLGRRHGSSGNKRKSKRAMRAMNSIQHDKDRVLKKAEAIETKWQKISRNNRNSGDNSMNKVDSWLHLVRDVLTQSRTSLNTIGEEEKRSSLPWRNRLSRASSLETISQDEAKIRSLPKRASFAGASQLNIIADNEEEDEIAINPKKKNNHHRNVHVDVYDNTVERRPKTDMSKNNLSRRSEPLLKIPKAQDNTRPHSSVTPRISEEDARANSIESESDISDQSETGSTSRTASVTFSNNHEYISSNYREAGSKSVSAPDDVFEESESS; this is encoded by the exons GTTCGGTACCTTCAATGTTGTTTATAAGGTGAACGAGATGCAAGTTGAAAAATCAGACATG GACAAACTACCGGATACGAACCTTTCGCCACCTACAGTAAAACGTATGATACCACTTCCGGTTATTAGTGTAGACGAGACGGACCCTATATTGAAAGAGAGATACAGAGACAGTATGGCC ATGGAAGAAGGTGTAACTAATCCGGCCTTTGACACACTAGACAGACTGCAAGTGAACGGAAACACGTGGAGTGAAACTAGCAGTGATAATAACAAAGATGACGCAATCAATTCCAGGAAAAGGAGTAGTTATGACATCACCGATAGCTTACCAAGATTGCCAAGAAAGCAGGATCGTGGCGACAGAAG CAATGTTCCATCAGACTCGGACAAGACAGCCACCCTGAAGTCCTGGGATGTATTCAGAGTTGTTAATAGAAGCAAGCAACGAGGAGTTGATGACGAATACTACAATGTCTGCTTGAAAGCAATTAAAGTGGTAGTGAGCATATTTCTGACTCTCTCAATCCTTGTGTTCACAATGCTCAGCAAAAGTACACTTTTCCTTATCACATCAAATGTGTATTCAAATGTGACTTTAGAGTGCGAGTTTATATCTGAAACGGGTGTGACGTCATGCAGGCGGGTACCTGCTGATCGTGTAAAGACAGACGCTTTCCACCCCTCGCCGAGCGTTCAGGCGAGATGGCTGTGGGCATTATTTTTAGTGGTATGTTCTCCACATCTTTTCACGTTTGGGAAATGCTTCTGGAGGATATGTTTCAAGAAAACTCGCAATCCTACGCCACGAGTCATGCTTCTG GTTCTTGCCATAGAAACACTGCACACGGCTGGAATGAGCATGTTTGCTTTCTATGTTCTGCCTTCAATGGACCCGTTACGTGGACTGGTTCTTACATTTGGCGTTGGCGTGATACCCGCATTGCTTAAAATGTTTGACACACAGAGGGAAGAAGGCCGCAAATTCTACGTTGTCGCCGCCGACATACTTGCGCTCGTAGTTCAGATTTCAATCCTTATACTTTGGCCTATAAAAAACTTAATCGATCATTCAAACACAGATCTTACTTGGACGATACCCGCCTCCCTGCTGCTGATATCGGTCGGATGGTGGGAAAATTATATTAACCgttttacaaaaatgggaaaaCTAGGAATTCGTTTGAAAGAATTCAAACACAATGTTCGACGCATGCGAACAAAGATTTACATCTTCGCTAGTATGTGGAAGATCATATTGACGCTCGGATTGATGACGGTGATGATGACGGCTGGAAATAAATCGTGTTTGAGTGTGCTGTACTTTGATATCGATTTTGCTCAAGATTGTCCACATCTTGTGAATCCCTCTGGGAATAACATTGACTCTGATTCATTCCACACAGACCCGTATTGGATCGCATTGATTCAAATTTTGTCGTGCCTAATGTGctaccaattttcaaaaatagcttgCAAAGTGATGCTTCAAGTTGTTAGTTTTTCGCTTCCGCTGATGATTGCTGCTCCAATAATAGCTGGTCTATTTATAGCCAATTGCGAAGCTTGGAATGTTGATAAAATAACGAATCCTCTTTTGCCGCAATATTTGTATTGGACATGTGACATTAACGGGATCTCGCGAGGTTTCCTGGAGACGCTTTATTCGGATTACCTTCTTCCGGTTTCGCTATTATGGTGGCTTTCGTTTATGTGGGTAACATTCCACATATGGATGCCTCGTGTAGAAAGGCTTGTTCAGACTGAGAGGTTATTCGTTCAGCCTTTATACTGTGGAGTTATGCTGGAACAGTCCATGATGTTGAATAGGCGACGAGACGATCACGACAGGGGCGGAAGGCTTAGTTTAGATAAA aaACGTAAAGCGGCTGAATTTGCAAAACTAAATGGCCCGTATCCCTCCCAGCTACCGATGACTCCACGTGACCCGGAGAGGCGGGAACCTGCTCCAATGATATATGTGTGCGCAACTATGTGGCACGAGACGGAAAAGGAAATGTTGCAGATGCTTACTTCTATTTTTAG AATGGATGACGATCAGTGTGCAAGAAAGAATGCTCAAAGATTTTTCGACGTTGTGGACCCAGACTTCTACGAATTTGAGG cgCACGTGTTTTTCGACGACGCCTATGACCCTCACGACGATGAGACGTACGAGTATTATGTGAATAGTTTCGTCAGACAACTAGTGAGGACAATTGACAAAGCGGCAag CAAGGTACATCGTGTCCCAATGCGGATTGCTCCACCAACACGGTACCCTACACCGTACGGAGGCCGGCTCGAATGGACCTTGCTTGGTGGTAATAAGCTAGTCGCCCATCTTAAGGACAAAACCAAGATTAGAATAAAGAAGCGATGGAGCCAG gttatgtacatgtactatctCCTCGGGCATAGGCTTGTGGGTCAGAATCTTGACGCCCGACGTAAGCAGGCACTGGCTGATAATACTTTTATCCTCACACTTGACGGTGACGTTGACTTTAAACCGTCGGCGGTGCAAATTCTTGTAGACAGAATGAAGAGAAATGACAAAGTGGGTGCAGCTTGCGGACGTATACATCCTATTGGAATGG GACCTATGATCTGGTACCAGAAATTTGAATACGCTATCAGCCATTGGTTACAAAAAGCAACGGAGCACATGATTGGCTGCGTACTCTGCAGTCCCGGATGTTTCAGTTTATTTCGAGGCTCGTCCCTCATGGACGACAATGTGATGGGAAAGTACGCGTCAATGTCCTCACAGGCAAAACATTACGTGCAGTATGATCAAG gTGAAGATAGATGGCTGTGTACTCTGCTCTTGCAACAGGGGTACCGTGTTGAATATTGTGCGGCCGCCGATGCGTTGACCTACGCCCCTGAAGGCTTCAAGGAGTTCTATAATCAAAGACGTCGTTGGTCACCGTCAACAATGGCCAACATAATGGACCTACTTG GGGACTGGAGGAACGTTGTGaaactgaatgaaaatatttctttattgtaCATCTCCTACCAGTTGTTGCTTTTCTGCTCTTCCTTACTGACGCCTGCCACCGTCTTTCTCCTTGTCACCGGGGCGCTTAACACAGCGTTCCCTGCTCTCGATCTGATGAAGTCTTTGTTGATAAACGCTATACCGATTGCTCTGTTTCTACTGGCCTGCTTCTTCTGCGATTCAAAATGGCAG TTGCGATTGGCAGAGATACTGTCCGCCGCCTACGCTCTCTGCATGATGATAGTCGTGGTTGGGCTTGGGCTCAACATGATCTTAGAGGGGATGTGCTCCCCCACTGCAATCTTCCTGTTTTTCTTATTGGGCGTATTCATTGTCTCCGCTATACTCCATCCGCAG GAGTTTTACTGCCTCCTGCACGGCGCCCTCTACTTCCTGGCTGTTCCAAGCATGTCAATGTTGCTGATGATATATTCAATTTGCAATATGCACGTGGTATCCTGGGGAACCAGAGAATCTGCGACAGCCGTCAACCCTAACGAGAAACCAGCGAAGAAACCTGATAGCAAGCTTCAG TCCCTGCTTCAAAAGTTCTCCAGAGATGAGGAGTTGGATAGCGACTATGGATTTTCTTTTGGAAATCTGTTTCGATGTTTATGCTGTCCCAAACCTAAACAAGACAGTAGTGAGAAGAAATTTGAGATGGTTCTGGAAAAACTTGAAACGATCGAGCGGGCAGTCACAG GACAACAAGATAATTTAGAAGTTAACACTGGAAGTGAAAGAGATGTGTCTGCGGACGAAGGAGTTAGTGTGACATTCGAGACAGTTAAGGAGGATAACAAAGATGGTCTGAGGAGAAGAAAAGAGAGCTCGAAGAGTGACAGTGAGACTGTGGTGGTGCAGAATGAGTATGAAG TCACAAATCCTTTGTACAAACCAACTTTGGTATCACATGAAGATGAAAACACACCCAAGTGGCTTGACGACGAAGACCTCGGGAAAGGTCGCACACGTTACATTGGGAATGACGAGAAAGCCTTCTGGAAGGACCTAATAAAGAAATACCTACTACCGCTAGAGAAGAACGAAGCGCAACAAAAGAAAGTACAACAAGATCTGATAGAACTAAGAAACAAAATGAGTCTGATGTTTTTCATGCTGAATGGATTGTTTATTGTGATAATTTTCACACTTCAG TATACAAATGCTGTTAAAGAAGGACATGGTCTAAGCATACCGCTACCGTGCTATTCAACAAATGGTCGGCGACTTACTTTGGAACCGATTTCTCTGCTCTTCATGTTTGTCTATGGAATTGCCCTGGTCATTCAGTTTGTATCCATGTTCTTCCATCGACTAGGAACGGCACTACATATCATAAGCTCAACAGAAATCAACTGTATGAAGCCAAACACTAGTGAAATAAATTCGATGGATATCGCAA GTAAGATAGCACTGGTGAAAGAAATGCAGCAGATGGATGACGAGGATGACAAGATGTCAGTGACAACTACAGCTAGTAGTGATATAGATGAAGACAGCAGTATTACACAG GATGACTCACCGAAAATCAAACGACGTAAGACGGTGATTAGAATAACAAAGCGGAAGCGtcagcagcagcaacaagggGAGGTAACAACTGGTGGTAACCTTggaagcaaatttatgaagaacTTTATGGATCTAGCAAATGACCTAAGAAAGGAGAGAGTCAGCGAAAGCAGTAGTCATTCTCAGG GGAGGCTAGGCAGACGACACGGAAGTAGCGGAAACAAACGAAAGAGCAAACGAGCTATGAGAGCAATGAATTCAATACAACATGATAAAGACCGAGTACTGAAGAAGGCCGAAGCCatagaaacaaaatggcagaaaatTTCCCGTAATAATCGAAACAGTGGAGACAACTCTATGAATAAAGTTGACTCCTGGCTCCATCTGGTGAGGGATGTATTGACGCAGTCAAGGACCAGTCTAAATACTATTGGTGAGGAAGAAAAACGCAGTTCCCTACCTTGGAGGAATAGACTGAGCAGAGCCAGTTCATTGGAGACAATCAGCCAAGATGAAGCAAAAATTCGCAGTCTACCGAAAAGAGCTAGCTTTGCAGGAGCATCGCAACTAAATATAATAGCTGATAACGAAGAAGAAGATGAAATTGCTATTAACCCAAAGAAAAAGAATAATCATCACAGAAATGTTCATGTAGATGTTTATGATAATACAGTAGAGAGGCGTCCAAAAACAGACATGAGTAAAAATAATCTGTCACGCAGATCAGAACCTTTGTTGAAAATTCCAAAGGCCCAGGACAATACAAGACCTCATTCGTCTGTGACTCCTAGAATAAGCGAGGAGGACGCAAGAGCGAACTCAATAGAGTCCGAGTCTGATATTTCTGACCAATCAGAGACCGGGTCAACGTCTCGGACAGCTTCGGTTACCTTCAGTAACAATCATGAATACATTAGTTCAAATTATAGGGAAGCTGGGAGCAAAAGTGTGTCAGCACCGGATGATGTGTTTGAAGAAAGCGAGAGCAGTTGA